The DNA region tttatttttgtcttatactAGACAATGATAACTcattgataacttggtcaaggaagaaataaagacttttttttatagtaatgaaaatgaagccacaacatagccaaacttatgggacacaatgaaaacagtgctgagaggaaaactcatagttctgagtgcctccaaaaagaaattttatGCCAGCCTAATGACTGCCCACCACATTTTACAACTGTTTGTGTAGTTGATGTGTATTTGATATGCAATGCATAGCCATACAGCTCCATCCAGCATGGCCCAGCAAAGGCCAAAGTTCAAACACCCTGACCTCACTCTAAAAATTGGTTTCTGACTTTTATTGAGCCTTTCTCAATTCAAGTAGGAATCTTTAAGTGAACATGGCTGTCACAGAGATTATAAGTCATTGTGAATTAAAATTAGAACTAGAGACAATGTTCNTGTTTAAAATGCAACAGTAGTAATACTTTGATAGCTTTGCACtagaaaatttatgaaattccctTATTCATGTTAACATTTTTCTCACTACTCTGCCATCTAGGTGTTATTTNNNNNNNNNNNNNNNNNNNNNNNNNNNNNNNNNNNNNNNNNNNNNNNNNNNNNNNNNNNNNNNNNNNNNNNNNNNNNNNNNNNNNccaggagctggttctttgagaaaatcaacaagacagacaaacccttagccagactaaccagaagtcacagagacagtatcctaattagcaaaatcagaaatgaaaagggagacataacagaaactgaggaaataaaaaaaaaccatcagatcctactacaaaagcgtatactcaacaaaactggaaaatctgggtgaaatgaacaatttcctagacagataccaggtaccaaagttaaatcaggatcagataaatgatctaaacagtcccatatcccctaaagcaatagaaacagtcattaagagtctcccaaccaaaaaaagtacaggaccagatggatttagtgcagagttctatcagaccttcaaagaagacctaatttcaactctcctcaaactcttccacaaaatagaaacagaatagaaACTCTACCCAACTCatgcttatctccttgtacaaagctcaagtctaagtggatcaaggaactccacaaaaTACCAGGACATgtacacaggggaaaatttcctcaacagaacaagcaatagcttatgctctaagatcaagaattgacaaatgagacctcatcaAATTgcagtttctgtaaggcaaaggacactgtcaataagtccaaaaggcaagcaacagattgggaaaagatctttaccaatcctaaatctgataggggactaatacccaatatatacagaCAGCTCAAAGAAGAtagtagactccagagaaccaaataaccctattaaaaatggtgtacagaactaaacaaagaattctcaagtgaggaacaccaaatggctgagaagcacctaaaaaatgttcaacatccttaattatcagtgaaatgcaaatcaaaacaaccctgagattctacctcacaccagttggaatggctaagatcaaaaattcaggtgacagcagatgctggagtggatgtggagaaagagaaacacttctccattgttggtgtaattgcaagttggtacaaccactctggaaatcaatttgggggttcctcagaaaattggacctagtactacctgaggacccaacaataacactcctgggcatatatacccagaagatgctccaacatgtaataaggacacatgctctactgtgttcatatcagccttatttataatatccagaagctggaaagaacccagatgtccctcaacagaggaatggatacagataatgtggtgcattacacaatggagtactactcagctgttaaaaacaatgaattcatgaaattcctaggcaaatggatggaactaagaaaatatcctgagtgaggtaacccaatcacaaaagaacacacatgatatgcactcactgataagtggatattagcccagaagctcagaattaccaatatacaattcacagaccacatgaacctcaagaagaagaaagaccaaagtccttagaagggggagcaaaatacccatgggagtagatacagagataaagtgtggagcagagactaaaggaaaaaaggccacccagagactgtacCTCCTGGAGTTCCCTCCCTTATAAAGtcacaaactcagacactattttgggggccaacaagtgcttgctgacagctgtccgatatagctgtctcctgagaggctctaccagtgcctggcaaatacagaggtggatgctctcagctaactattgaactgagcacaggttcccaatggaggagctagagaaataacccaaggagctgaaggggtttgcagccccataggaggaacaacaacataaATCAACccgtaaccccagagctcccagggaataaatcactaaccaaagagtacacatggagggactcatggctccagctgcatatgttgcataggatggtctagttggtcatcaattcGAGGAGAcaccttggtcttatgaaggctctatgccccagtgtaggggaatgccagggccaggaagtgggagtgggtgagtgggtgagcagggttagtggggagtggataggggattttcggagggagaaaccaggaaaggggataacatttgaaatgtaaataaagaaaatatctaagaaaaaatgaaaaataaaaaaggtggcTGGAGGGAGCAGACTGTGTCTCATGTCAGTAGATGTTGCTTCCTCTTTGTGGCTTGTGGGACGTTGCAGGGCTTGCGTGTGATTACATGGATAAATAGCTGATCTGTTGGTACCCAAAGAAGCAACTATCCTATGTCTTTCACCACGTTTAGAGGAGGTCTGTGcattcaaaacagaaaactacaaaATAAGTGTCTCTACCAACAGAGAACTGGAGAAAACTAAGATAAAGTATAAAGATattgagagctggagagagataAAACCttgtctcccttcttctctcctctccattctccctccctctccttttccgtGGGAGTGTTCATTGCCGAAGCCTCACCCATTCTAAGCCTTCATTCTATCACCAAGTTAAGTCCTCAGCCCCTAATTGTCAGCGGGCAAAAAATTTATTGGAAGTGTTGTGCACTGATTAAGTAGTGGTTTCACTGTGGGAAGTGACAAGAGAGGGATCAAGAGATGAGAAAAGAAGGAGACTACTCAGCTGTTTATATTCTTAGCTTCAAGTAAAGACATCCACAGAAAGGCTGGTGTGGTAAAGAGGGTGCATTGTATAGTCTATAGGTAGAGAAGCTGTAAGTTCTGTTTGTAGCTACACTTTCAACAAAGAAACACACCATTTTCTAGCATTTTCCTAAGTCTACTGGGATTTTTGTACTATGCATGTATACactgttatgtgtatatgtgcatacactatgtatgtatgtatgtatgtatatatgtatgtatgtatgtataaatctAGTACTCTATTTAGCCTGAACATGTTACTTTCTTCATTTGTGCTTATACTTTACCTTCCATATTTTGGAGACTGCAAAGCAGCTggcgtgcatgcatacatgacTGTATTATGGTCTTTTGTTTAAAGCTGTATTTTCAAGTAAGATCAAGTATGTTCAGGGCAATACAAACTGTGTTACTTGGGAATACATGGCTTCAGTAGAATCTTATAATGTTGAAATGGTTCCAGCTCTTGTAAGCAGCACAGTTGACAAAGCAGAACTCAGCTAGAATCCTCCGTTAATTCTGAAAATGATGAAGAGGAAGCTTTGCTGGTGAGTCAGCCACCTTGGTTAGCAAACAGTTATGCAATTAGTTTTTTAAGCTTGCAGAATTTAAAATGTCTTGAAGCTTATCTCAGTCAGATTTCCCTGGGTTGTATTGCTTCCCTCATCTTCCTATgaactatgttttttttaaatctcacaaAGCATTAAAAGAGAGCAGTTGTCTTTCTATGTATACCACTccttacaaaatataaaaagcactGCTGcctagaaaaacagagaaataagatGGCTATTTAGGGAAAGGAGAAGCACTTGCTTCGTGATTTGCTCTTTATATGCTCAAAATAGTATTTCTAGGGCCTTTGTGTGCTAGAACTGTCTGCTGACTCAGTTTGTCTTGCTTCAATCTGTCTatactataaaagaaatatatgttcAGTTTTTACACATTAAAATGTATCAGAGGAACTGAAAGCTGGTTGATATGGACCATGTTCTGTCTACAGTTCCCAAATAGGCcttattttctcatataaaaaTCAAGGTGactcattatttattttctttttgttcctacaATACAAATATCACTTTTACATTTCAGAATCATATTCTGGACATGCTTCTGTCTGTAGAGCTGACTCTTTTCCTTCACCTAGCAGTATACAACTAATAGGATGATGTACACAGTTTATTCACATTTTCATGATGGACTTTTCAATTATGTCCAATGCTGCAGGGAGCCTGTTGCCAGAGAATGCAGAGCCCAATACTAAAGCCAGAACCAAGGGCCCTGCAACCTCTCTGTAAGCCACCACATGTTGGATCAGAAAGGTAGAGAGCTTTTCACCATAGAATCCCCCCATCTTCCCACCATTCTGAGGGCTGAGATGATGAGCTCTCTGGTCTGTCAGCAGTGGGTATCTTGGTCAGCCTGAGCCCCAGCATCTGAGAGGAGCTGGATGCAAATGTAAACTGAGAAGCAGCAGAACAAAGCCCCAAGAGGAAGGCAGCCAGATTACTGGCTCTCCCTGGCCTTCCAGCTTGACTTCTTACTCCTTACTGAATGGAGCTGACACACTTTTAGATAGTTTTATAATGtttttgtttaggaaatttgcAGCACAGTGTAATAATTGTAAAGGTAAGGGGAGCAACTTCCCACACAGCAAAAACATTAACTCAGGGCCTGCTGTAGTAATGATTTAATGTCAAATGGAAgcttctaccccacctttgatcattcagttcccatgGGTGcctttatatctatatatttataaaaagtctttataGTCCCAGAGTTGGGTGGATATCTACCTTCTAAACTATTAGACTTTGctgcttgtactggctggttttgtatcaacttgacacagctggagttatcacagagaaaggagctttagttgggaaaatgcctccatgagatccagctgtaagacattttctcaattagtgatggggggaaggaccccttgtgggtggtgccatctctgggctggtagtcttggttctataagagagcaggctgagcaagccaggggaggcaagccagtaaagaacatccctctatggcctctgcatcagctcctgcttcctgacctgcttgagttccagtcctgacttccttggtgatgaacagcagtatggaagtgtaagctgaataaaccctttcctccccaactcgcttcttggtcatgatgttttgtccaggaatagaaaccctgactaagacactgctcCATCAAGAGcattgccatgttccatctgggaaGCTCTTAACTCCAATAGGCCAGCCCTCATGGATATGTTTTCATAGCTCACCTACCCCATGAtgtcttttctctccatctttcctccccaacatcAAATACACACCCTTGAGGTCTCCTCCAACCCCAAACCTAGGGACCAAAAACCCTGCctatctttctccttcccagctATACACTGTAggtatctttattcaccaatcagtgATAACCTCGGGGGCAAGGTTACACAGCATCACGGGTCTACATGTGGATTCTCTTGTTCCTGGGGCTACCAGGCCTTGGAGGCttgtatttagcattacaatacatagcaaaaccTAAACTTTAAAAAGAGCCTAGAATTCTGCTTCCACATTGATGACTGTATCGATCTTTTAgaaactttcttttaatattcaaGTTGAGATTTGtgcaaaatgtacaaaatataaacaaattagaAGTTCTCTTTTGGTagatttaaaaaaactttttaacttttcttaCCTGTTAAGAAAGGAATCATTTGATTTgacatattatatttaaatatttaaaatagtatatcttaatatttttatatctgttgttATCTTTAACTTTAAGGCTATGGACAATCCAACATGAAACCAGGGTCTGGGCCACCAAGCTAATTATAGTGTGTTTCCAGTTACATGGAAAGATGATTTTTGTAGATAAGCATTTGAACATGGCCGTCATGTCTGAGGCAATGTTAACTGACTGGGGATAGAGTTGGGGCCTGATGACCAATTCTGTTTTCAAGATAGTATCACCCACTTCTCCCCAAGCTAAAGATAAGAAACTTTAACTGAAATCAATTTCCCATGGGTAAGGGTTCCTACAAACTACCAAATATTTAAGGtaatatctgtgtctgtctcatactatctctcttacacacacacacacacacacacacacacacacacacacaaacacacacagtgcaaGACAGAGGGAGAATTTTAAACAGGGAAAATTCCCTGTTTAAAGTCAACGAAGAGCTTTATCTAAAGGAGGCATATGTACAGCTAGCTGCAAATATCAAGAggattttataattcttttttttttcttttggtttttggtgttttcgagacagggtttctctgtatagccctggctgtcctggaactcactttgtagaccaggcttgcctcaaactcagaaatccacctgcttctacctcccaagtgctgggattaaaggcgtgcaccaccacacccggtggATTTTATAATTCTTAATAATCCATGCCATTTTGATTTTGCTGTTTACTGGATTATGATTCTATACAATGTTAGATTAGTGGTTATGCAACTTTAAATCAGCCATGGAATCTCTCATTCTCGATGGCTACATCCATAAAGTCTAGATCATATCTCATTACCTTATAGAATTTTAGCAAAGTTTAATAAGATGATAGACATAAAATATCTATAGATATTATTGAAGAAATGCTGGTGTCTCTGTTAGGAAGTTCAAGAGAACTCTAGCAAGAAGGTCCTCCTTCTGAGAACAATGAGGCTGCATAGAAGGAAGGTCAGGTCAACTATAGGGAAAGGTGACAGATGATGCAAATAATCACTCTTTAGTTGTTCTTACAGGAACAGAGAGAAGTTTACCTACTATCTGTCTAGATAATGCTGTGAATCAGACAGGGTGATTGCCGTAGCTCATTTGTAGAAGTGAAACTGTGACTTATACTTTTAAATGAATTGCCCACTGTCACCTTGTAACTCTGTAATTAGGTGGATTCTTTTGAACTAATTAACAGTCCAGTGTTCATTATACTTCTCTGAGCCATCAATGCCCAGCAAGTACCAAACAGCTGAAAGTCTAATTCCAGATTGTGTCTGCAGACCTCGTATGATGCTCACAAACGGAGACTAGCTAGCACAGTAAGAGAAGGCCTCTTTGAGAGCACTTTCAGATGACCACAATGCTCCTGAGAACATGTGGGGCACCACAGGAATTGTTACACGCAACGGGCAGGAGCTGTGTTCCTAATTCCAGATCAGCATGTGTGCATACtctcattttgttattattagcattttcttaatggaaaTAGATTGTCTATGAAAAGCTTTCCTTCAACTACTATGAGAAGGCTGGCTTGGTTTCCTCAGGCCAGAATTTGCTATGTCATAAACACCAAAGAGGATTGAATCCATTCTTTGGTGGACACCGGGTCCATTTTATGTTCTGAGGTAATTTGTCAGAAAATAGAAACCTGTGCTTTCCCTCTGAGTACAAAAACCCTGCAAGGGATCTGTtgccaccaaaggccaggcaaaCTTTCCCGgtctgggattgaacccaggcacATATCTGAGGACTGAGCACGAAGAACTGGTCCCATCCTTTTCCTGGGCCCCCATGGGAGAGCTAGCCCTGGAGGCATGGAAGCATGGGAGATGTTCCTGTCCCTCACAGCCACACTAGGGAGAGTGGGCCTTGTTCCTCACCTGAGCTGCATAGTAGAGTTGACCCTGATGATGGGGGTGCCAGTGAGCTGTCCCCAAGGGTACGAATGTAGGAGAGCTGGCACCAACAGTGCGAGTCAGGGAGAGATGGACCAGTAACTTTTCTGCCTTGCAGCAACGTGGGCTAGAAAGGAGATattctccccagccctctgtctTTGCCACTCATGACTAGTGGCTGgtgagagctggccctggagtcAGGAGAGAAGAAGAGCAGAGTGGGCCCTGCTCCTCACCTGCCGCAGCACTTGAGAGAGTGGGCTCTGCATCAGGCCAACACAGTAGAGCCGGTGCCAGACATGGGGATTGTAGGTGATCAGGCCCAAGGGGATGAacacaggagagctggtcctgtcCCTTGTCTGCTTGTGGTACATGGATGAGAgagagatgtccctcaacaccTATGACAGGTtgttgcagtgaacatttgcaagcaaaatagtatggacaaaagggtatggtgtgggacacactgtgacacactagagcttccacaacaagatgtttttttttcctctgtcggAGGGGGAGggtgcaagggtggagggtgggtatgAAGGGAGGGACAGATGAATGGGAtgggggtacatgatgtgaaattcataaagaaccaataaaaagtaaaaaacaaaacaaacaaaacaaaaaccctgaacacacacacacacacacacacgtgcacacacacacatacatacacacacatacatcaaggCCTTGCTAGCACCTGACCCATGCTACCTACTCAGCAAATTCATCAAATTCCTTCTGCCATCACAGCTTCTGAGTTACAGCTCAAAATCAAGTTTTAGGAAGATTTAGAAAAAAACCATAGTTGAAAGACGGTGAGTTTAGATTTTTTCAGGATATATAATAACTGCTACCTCCTATACAACGAATGGCTTCCGAAGGGTTGTCAGAGAAGGATCACTCATAAGAGGATCACCCTGAGTCATTCCTAGGTGCTAGCAATGACTGTGTCCACCCAAAGGCAAGCAAAACTGTGCCTAGCACAAACCTGTGCCTACTGAAACCGCTCTGAATCAGCACAATGATGTCACAACTGTGGAGGGAAAAACCTCAtataaaaaaggatttatttctaaAGAGTAAGGAAACATGCTTTGTTTATCCCCCACAATTACAGTGATTTGGTTTCAGCTCAAAAAAGTACCACAAACAAATACTGCGGAGTGGCCATTCCAGTCTGTCTTCACTAGTTGCCAAGCCCCGGTTTGGCTGATTCTTCCAtagaaaaagcagaacaaaaaatGTCCAGGCCTACTACACCCTCAAGCGTTCAAGTGTTGCTTTGGGATCCGGGGGTTATTTATAGCAATCTGGTTCACAGAAGTACTTCCTGCCCTATTCAGCAAATGCTCACGTGGGCATCCTAGAGCCAAGGCGCAGACACTGCTTTTGTGCCACCCGAGATCAGCTCTCCGAGCCTGTAGCGGTTTTGATGTAGCCATTGGTCTCTGAGGTGAGCCTTTGCTTCTGAACAGcacattttttaatgtgtatattcTATCTATAGGTTCTGTGATGAGGACAGATTCATCAGAGATGACTGATGTGGAATCTGTGATCACCAGCTTCGCGTCCTCAGCAAGGGCAGGCCGCCGCAATGCCTTACCGGACATCCAGAGTTCACTGGCTACAAGTGGATCCTCTGATCTTCCACTGAAACTGGAAGCGTTGGCCGTGAAGGAAGGTAAAACTCCTAATCCCCGGAAAGAAAACCCTCgctttgtctctctttttcaatttttttctctggaGCAGCCTTTTAACTTGTTATAgctgttctcttttcttcttgacCAAAAGCTCTCAGGTTTAATTGGATTGCTATGCCTTTGTGAAACTAGGCAATTTCATGTCTTAAGGGTGAACATAAAAATTGGTGCTCTGTCTATTGGATGTGCATGATCACATGATAGGATTCTAGGTTCCACCTCCAGTACAAAATTAATTAGGTGGTCATGAATATTAATCATTGCATTGGCTCTGAGAACGGAGACTCATAACCAGTTCATTACCTGTCTCAATCTGCCACTTACAGTTTGAGAACCTAATACAGAAGCTAGTGACTTCTGTATCTTCTAACATTACAAGAGGCAATGGGGCATGATCCCAGTCACAAGGTATCCTTTCTTACTCTATCATGGCTATGTTGTCTACCATTCAATTTCACAACTGCTAAATGCTAGGAAGTCCAGCGATGAGTAGGACAGATGTAAACTCCTACTGTCACAGATTTTAATAGTCCAACAAGAGTgctatatttttaatgaataaatacatagtCTAACAATGATATGCTTTATCAGAAAACTGAAATGGGTGCTTTGTAGAGAGTTCCTCAGTGACTATATTACAGTAGAAATCAGAGCAGCCATCACTGAAATCGGAATaacttgtgaggctgaggcaggaggattgctgtccTGGAATACACAGTGTAACATATTTTTTATTCTCCTGTATAATTGCCATCTGGGAGGCTTACTgtctcag from Mus pahari chromosome 9, PAHARI_EIJ_v1.1, whole genome shotgun sequence includes:
- the Pkib gene encoding cAMP-dependent protein kinase inhibitor beta isoform X2; translated protein: MRTDSSEMTDVESVITSFASSARAGRRNALPDIQSSLATSGSSDLPLKLEALAVKEDAKAKNEEKDQGQPKTPLNEEK
- the Pkib gene encoding cAMP-dependent protein kinase inhibitor beta isoform X1 — protein: MDKHLDAPGGQKKTKETSMGGGSPEAQQGSVMRTDSSEMTDVESVITSFASSARAGRRNALPDIQSSLATSGSSDLPLKLEALAVKEDAKAKNEEKDQGQPKTPLNEEK